GGTCTCCGTGACCGGGATGCCCTTCTTCAGCGTCCGGCTCACCGTGCACAACCGCTCGATCGCGCGGTCCACCGCGACCGCGAGCGCCGCCCGGCGTTCATCGTCCACAGAGGACAGATCGAGGTCGAAGGCGACGTGGATGGCGTCCAGCTCGGAGGCGGCCTCGTTGCGGTCGGCGGTCACCTCGACCCGGAACTTCGCCTCCTCGCCGGTCCGCCGCACCACCAGGTCCTCGGCGGTCACCGCGGCGCAGCCCGCCGCGGCGATCTGCAGCAGTTCGGCCGGCGAGAACACGTCGGCCTGACCCTTGCGGCCGATCCGCACCTCGGCGCCCCGCTCGTTGCGCCCGGCGAACACGTGCTCGCCGATCCGCTCCACCTCGAGCCCCATGCGCTCCTCCTCTACCGCCACTGGGCGAGCACCGTGACCGTGCCCGGGTCCACCTCGGTGAACCCGGCGTCCCGCACGGCGATCACCGACCGCTCCGCCCAGGCCCGGCCCGGGTCGTCGCCCGGGTGCAGCTCCGCCCACTCCAGCCGCCCGGGAACCCGGACGGCACAACAAAAACCGCGTTCGGCCCAGGCCGTGAGCCGGCGCTCGTCGAGCAGCGAGGCCAGCAGCATGGTGCCGTGCCCGACCTGGGCCGCCGCCTTGCCGACGGTCATCGCCACGCCGGGATTGAGCAGCAGCACCGGCGTGTCGGCGGGCACCGGACCCGGCTCGTCCGGCGGCAGCTCGCTGCCGGAGATCTGCAACCGCGAGACCTCCTTGGGTGCGTCCACCACGCGCCCCGGCAGCAACGCCCGCGCCTCGGCGCCGTCGACCTCGACGGTCACGCCAGGCAGTTCCTGCACGGCCTGCCAGTGCGCGCCCCTGGCGCGACGGGCCACCTTGCGGATGTGCCCGGAAACCCAGTCCCGCACCGGTTCGTGCCATTCGCCGCCCGGCTTCGCGCGTTCGTCCAGGCACACGGCCAGCGCGGCGGAAGCCGCCGCCTCCAGCAACGGCGTGCGGCCCGGTGGCTCCGCCTTTTCCATGCGCAGGATCACCGGCATCGCGCGGACCTCGTCCGGCGACGCCTCCGGCAGGGCCGTCTCCTCGGCGGGCAGGCCCAGCCACGACGCGTACCGCGCGGCCAGTGGAGCGAGGATCACGGCCGCTCCGGCAGCAACCCGTCGGCCGCGTCGGCCGCTTCCACCTCGGAACGCGTGATGCCGAGCATGAACAGCACCGCGTCGAGGAACGGGTGCGACAGCGCGGTGTCGGCCACCTCGCGCAACGCGGGCTTCGCGTTGAATGCAACGCCCATGCCCGCCGCGGAGAGCATGTCGATGTCGTTCGCGCCGTCGCCGACCGCCACGCACTGCGTCAGCGGAATCCCGTACTCGGCGGCGAACCGGCGCAGCGCGACCGCCTTGCCCGGCCGGTCGACCACCTCGCCGATCACCTTGCCGGTCAGCTTGCCGTCGGCGATCTCCAGCTCGTTCGCCGCGGCGAAGTCCAGGCCCAGGTCGTCGACCAGCTTCTGGATGATCGTGGTGAACCCGCCGGAGACCACGCCGCAGCGGTAACCGAGCCGCTTGAGCGTGCGGACCGTGGTGCGCGCGCCCGGGGTCAGCTGCAGTGACGACGCCACCTCGTCGAGCACGGTCGCGGGCAGGCCTTCGAGCAGCGCGACCCGTCGCTCCAGCGACTCGGTGAAGTTCAGCTCGCCGCGCATCGCCGCCTCGGTGATCTCGCGGACCTGCGGCTCCACCCCGGCGAACGCGCCGAGCATTTCGATGACCTCGCCCTGGATGAGCGTGGAGTCCACATCGAACACGATCAGGCGCTTGGCCCGGCGGGCCAGCCCGGCCCGCTCGACCGCCACGTCCAGCCCGCCGCGCGAGGCCACGTCGGCGAGCGCGCTGCGCAGCGCCTCGTCGGCGGCCTCGGTGTCCTCGGCGACCGAGACGTAGACCTCGAGCCCGGTCACCGGGTAGTCGGCGATGCTGCGGATCGAGTCGATGTTCACGTTCAGCGCGGCCAGCCGCCGCGCCACCTCGGTGAACGCGCGCGCGGTGAACGGCAGGCCCAGCACCACCAGCACGTGGCTGGAGTCCTGGCGGGCCGGCGCGAACGGGTCCTCGCCGATCGCCGAGCCGATGCTCACCTCGACCTGCATGGACACCGAGTGCATGGCCTGCTCGACCAGCTCCTGCAGGCCCTCCGGATCGCTCTCCACGGCCACCAGCACACCGAGGACCAGCTGCCCGCGGATGACCACCTGCTCGACGTCGAGCAGGTCGACACCGTGCCGGGTCAGCGCGGCGAACAGCACCGAGGAAACACCCGGCTTGTCCGGTCCGGTCGTGGTGATCAGAACTGGGGTCTTCGTCACGGCACCCTTCCCTCAGTGGTTGCGATCGGAGGTTGGTCGGGGTCCCGGCGAACTTCCGATCATGACCACCATGACAGAAACGAAGCGCGCACCCCGGGGATCCGGGATGCGCGCTTCGTGATCACTGGCTCACTGTTCGCCCGCGTTGTCCTTGGTGTGGTCACCCGGGATGGCGGCTTCGGTGAGCACCTGCGAAGGAGCCTTCGACTCGCCGTGCACCTTCGGCTTGCCGGTGAAGGTGATCTCACCTTCCTTGTGGATCCGCTCGATCATGTGCGGGTAGTGCAGCTCGAACGCCGGGCGCTCGGACCGGATCCTCGGCAGCTCGGTGAAGTTGTGCCGCGGCGGCGGGCACGAGGTGGCCCACTCGAGCGAGTTGCCGTAGCCCCACGGGTCGTCCACCGTGACGATCTCGCCGTAGCGGTAGCTCTTGAACACGTTCCACAGGAACGGCAGCGTCGACGCGCCGAGAATGTAGGCGCCGATGGTGGAGATCGTGTTCAGCGTGGTGAACCCGTCGCTGACCAGGTAGTCGGCGTACCGGCGCGGCATGCCCTCGTTGCCCAGCCAGTGCTGGACCAGGAAGGTGCCGTGGAAGCCGATGAACGTGGTCCAGAAGTGCAGCTTGCCCAGCGGCTCGTCGAGCATCCGGCCGGTGATCTTCGGGAACCAGAAGTAGATGCCGGCGAAGGTGGCGAACACGATCGTGCCGTAGAGCACGTAGTGGAAGTGCGCCACCACGAAGTAGCTGTCGGAGACGTGGAAGTCGATCGCCGGGGCGGCCAGCAGGATGCCGGACAGCCCGCCGAAGAGGAAGGTGACGATGAAGCCGACGCTGAAGATCATCGGCGTCTCGAAGCTCAGCTGCCCCTTCCACATGGTGCCGATCCAGTTGAAGAACTTGACACCGGTGGGCACCGCGATCAGGAAGGTCATGAAGGAGAAGAACGGCAGCAGCACCGAGCCGGTCGCGTACATGTGGTGCGCCCACACCGCGATCGACAGCGCGGCGATGCCCAGCGTCGCCCAGACCAGGCCCTTGTAACCGAAGATCGGCTTCCGGCTGAACACCGGGAAGATCTCCGAGACGATGCCGAAGAACGGTAGCGCGACGATGTAGACCTCTGGATGGCCGAAGAACCAGAACAGGTGCTGCCAGAGGATCACCCCGCCGTTGGCCGGGTCGAACACGTGCGCACCCAGGTGCCGATCCGCCAGCAGGCCCATCAGGGCCGCGGTCAGGATCGGGAAGGCCAGCAGGATCAGGATGCTGGTGACCAGGATGTTCCAGGTGAAGATGGGCATCCGGTACATGGTCATGCCGGGCGCGCGCAGGCAGACCACCGTGGTGATCATGTTGACCGCGCCGAGAATGGTGCCCAGACCGGACACCACCAGCCCGGAGATCCACAGGTCGGCGCCGACGCCGGGCGAGTGGATCGCGTCCGAGAGCGGGGTGTAGGCGAACCAGCCGAAGTCGGCGGCGCCACCCGGGGTGATGAACCCGGACATCACGATCAGGCCGCCGAAGAGGTACAGCCAGTAGGAGAACGCGTTCAGCCGCGGGAACGCCACGTCGGGCGAGCCGATCTGCAGCGGCAGGACGAAGTTCGCGAAGCCGAACAGGATGGGCGTCGCGTAGAGCAGCAGCATCACCGTGCCGTGCATGGTGAACAGCTGGTTGTACTGCTCCTGGGAGAGGAACTGCTGCCCCGGCCGGGCCAGCTCGCTCCGGATCAGCATCGCCATCGCGCCGCCGACCATGAAGAAGGCGAACGAGGTGACCAGGTACATGATGCCGATTTGCTTGTGGTCCGTCGTGCGGAACAACCGCAGCAGGTACGAACCCTTCACCGACTCGCGCGCCGGGTACGGGCGCGTGGCGATCGGCTTGGGGGCTACGGCCGTCACTCCTGCCTCCTGCACTGCTCTTGTGGTGGTCCCGGCCGCGGACAGGCCACGGCCGAGTGGCTACGGGGATCGTAGCCCGCACCCGCAACGGGGGCGCGCACCGGCTGGCAAGATCGCGGGATCGGGCGGGCGCACCGGGGCTGACCCGCGCGAATCCGCCTGGTTCGGCACCGCGGGACCACCCGCGACCACCCGTTTCGGGGAGGTGAGGCGGCACTGTGGCCTCCCTCACCCCACCGAGCGGGAAGGCGGCGCTACGCCCGGCTCCACGGTTGCAGCCACGGGCTGGCGGGCCAGTTCTCGGCGGCGGCCAGCAGGGGCATGGCGGTGGCGCCGTC
The genomic region above belongs to Amycolatopsis sp. YIM 10 and contains:
- the serB gene encoding phosphoserine phosphatase SerB, which gives rise to MTKTPVLITTTGPDKPGVSSVLFAALTRHGVDLLDVEQVVIRGQLVLGVLVAVESDPEGLQELVEQAMHSVSMQVEVSIGSAIGEDPFAPARQDSSHVLVVLGLPFTARAFTEVARRLAALNVNIDSIRSIADYPVTGLEVYVSVAEDTEAADEALRSALADVASRGGLDVAVERAGLARRAKRLIVFDVDSTLIQGEVIEMLGAFAGVEPQVREITEAAMRGELNFTESLERRVALLEGLPATVLDEVASSLQLTPGARTTVRTLKRLGYRCGVVSGGFTTIIQKLVDDLGLDFAAANELEIADGKLTGKVIGEVVDRPGKAVALRRFAAEYGIPLTQCVAVGDGANDIDMLSAAGMGVAFNAKPALREVADTALSHPFLDAVLFMLGITRSEVEAADAADGLLPERP
- a CDS encoding peptidyl-tRNA hydrolase, translated to MILAPLAARYASWLGLPAEETALPEASPDEVRAMPVILRMEKAEPPGRTPLLEAAASAALAVCLDERAKPGGEWHEPVRDWVSGHIRKVARRARGAHWQAVQELPGVTVEVDGAEARALLPGRVVDAPKEVSRLQISGSELPPDEPGPVPADTPVLLLNPGVAMTVGKAAAQVGHGTMLLASLLDERRLTAWAERGFCCAVRVPGRLEWAELHPGDDPGRAWAERSVIAVRDAGFTEVDPGTVTVLAQWR
- a CDS encoding OsmC family protein; the encoded protein is MGLEVERIGEHVFAGRNERGAEVRIGRKGQADVFSPAELLQIAAAGCAAVTAEDLVVRRTGEEAKFRVEVTADRNEAASELDAIHVAFDLDLSSVDDERRAALAVAVDRAIERLCTVSRTLKKGIPVTETFPAG
- the ctaD gene encoding cytochrome c oxidase subunit I, translated to MTAVAPKPIATRPYPARESVKGSYLLRLFRTTDHKQIGIMYLVTSFAFFMVGGAMAMLIRSELARPGQQFLSQEQYNQLFTMHGTVMLLLYATPILFGFANFVLPLQIGSPDVAFPRLNAFSYWLYLFGGLIVMSGFITPGGAADFGWFAYTPLSDAIHSPGVGADLWISGLVVSGLGTILGAVNMITTVVCLRAPGMTMYRMPIFTWNILVTSILILLAFPILTAALMGLLADRHLGAHVFDPANGGVILWQHLFWFFGHPEVYIVALPFFGIVSEIFPVFSRKPIFGYKGLVWATLGIAALSIAVWAHHMYATGSVLLPFFSFMTFLIAVPTGVKFFNWIGTMWKGQLSFETPMIFSVGFIVTFLFGGLSGILLAAPAIDFHVSDSYFVVAHFHYVLYGTIVFATFAGIYFWFPKITGRMLDEPLGKLHFWTTFIGFHGTFLVQHWLGNEGMPRRYADYLVSDGFTTLNTISTIGAYILGASTLPFLWNVFKSYRYGEIVTVDDPWGYGNSLEWATSCPPPRHNFTELPRIRSERPAFELHYPHMIERIHKEGEITFTGKPKVHGESKAPSQVLTEAAIPGDHTKDNAGEQ